A stretch of Oreochromis aureus strain Israel breed Guangdong linkage group 11, ZZ_aureus, whole genome shotgun sequence DNA encodes these proteins:
- the m6pr gene encoding cation-dependent mannose-6-phosphate receptor, which yields MKVFSSCRGISFLVWIVAFQLVLFESGVYSVKSTKDCTLISESPLQRKVLERLEPLVGKNFTAEDKASNESYTYVFQLCGDAGGVRNAGLIQVEKNTQKPTVIGKYTNTQAIGGSDWVMLIYKNGEKYDSHCNKEERKAIIMISCDRNVKAGTLEGILEDREKEEDCFYLFELDTSSVCPVIESKLSTGSIILIIGFSLLAVYLVGGFLYQRVIVGAKGVEQFPNYAFWVEFGNLAADGCDFVCRSRKREESPAYRGVATDNLQEEPEERDDHLLPM from the exons ATGAAG GTGTTCAGTAGCTGCAGAGGAATCTCTTTCCTCGTGTGGATCGTGGCATTTCAGCTGGTGCTCTTTGAGAGTGGGGTGTATAGTGTGAAGAGTACCAAAGACTGCACACTGATATCTGAAAGTCCATTACAGCGGAAAGTTCTGGAGCGACTAGAGCCGCTTGTAGGAAAGAA CTTTACAGCTGAGGACAAGGCTTCAAACGAGAGCTACACGTATGTGTTCCAGCTATGTGGGGATGCAGGGGGTGTTCGCAATGCTGGGCTTATTCAAGTGGAGAAGAACACGCAGAAGCCAACAGTGATTGGCAAATACACGAATACACAGGCCATTGGAGGAA GTGACTGGGTGATGCTGATCTACAAAAATGGTGAAAAATATGATTCACACTGCAATAAGGAAGAAAGGAAAGCCATCATTATGATCTCTTGCGACAGGAATGTAAAAGCG GGTACGCTGGAGGGGATTCTGGAGGACAGGGAAAAGGAGGAAGACTGTTTCTACCTGTTTGAGTTGGACACCAGTTCAGTGTGTCCAGTAATTGAGTCCAAGCTTAGCACTGGCTCCATTATTCTCATCAT TGGTTTCTCTCTTCTGGCTGTTTACCTTGTTGGAGGTTTCCTCTACCAGCGGGTGATTGTTGGCGCTAAAGGGGTGGAGCAATTCCCCAATTATGCTTTTTGGGTGGAGTTTGGAAACCTGGCAGCG GATGGATGTGACTTTGTGTGCCGGTCGCGCAAGCGAGAGGAATCGCCAGCTTACAGGGGAGTGGCTACAGACAATTTACAGGAGGAGCCAGAGGAGAGAGATGACCACTTGCTGCCTATGTGA